One Takifugu rubripes chromosome 19, fTakRub1.2, whole genome shotgun sequence genomic window carries:
- the prdm2b gene encoding PR domain zinc finger protein 2 isoform X1, with protein sequence MMAITGGSVETLDEVPAHVWEGLPDCLRLGPSAVNRSRVGVWANRVIPKGKRFGPFAGEKKKRSQVTSNVYMWEVYFPARGWMCVDATDPTKGNWLRYVNWAHSSEEQNLFPLEINRAIYYKVLRPIGPGEELLVWYTVEDNPEITAALEEERASSLSRKNSPRAKRARRKLLERARRAGLGGFKKRSGREASVKEMWDGEEGLMEEDERSPAISSSQELQQAEVRSIDSKDEVDTSTVTANRATEGEEEDANDLEEHTEPEQQVVRHPPGTDSRQKQPGSSVLCGEESHMGSKVETSEPEADPELEPDPDELEGDPHGGSHPCQHCERHFSTRQGLERHVHIHAVSAQQTQLFKCRYCNKAFGSQVGRRRHERRHENGSKKRPGSLGGTATLLGPAAQNDGSSPDCTSPTSHYIAIGSQFTAGPPHNAEMQRKELGPHGDRPFVFDENGESKELHPCKYCNKAFGTHTNMRRHQRRIHERHLLPKGVRRKGMLLQEASAQQLPGESPSTSPPPVYVPSADTEDEADRDDYAIDISKNISENLSFYIDGKIVSTSSASGCEVIEVDSRSAALFGLDTVIINPAQISQALKVEGRISAAKQVGNISQPPVKRRTSTPPLVHTLKVEAETASLTSSSSSSSSSNLLARGSYQQVADSSAFQREKTVYLSPKLKQLLQTQDVQKSTVAVLTESHRLTSPLTATSLQGCGASGRFKRRTSSPPSSPQLSPQSGKAEAVSLFGLKVPKLESHSTTPLQDREEGDVGLPGNNTQGQTSNNGGNSCNQQPLDLSYSIRRSEASNKVPADSALDLSFQRKSGVEPESKGASAPKKRKPNTSMLEKVLMNEYVGLSLPADEGPASANPHTSHPQSPKMAPESAQPSPPSLTPVTLNPSSPGSSSVTSPTPPPPLLPTIPSPPAMPSSPLSQPSDASALRHLPVLSPKMSPRSVEHKSDSEEVLSTEEVKDEGQSNTPQPPESPKSSLNVSASSDVSEPVLADEPSTEDSSPPAVSNSLPNDTTSQNLDSEAEKAQPDASPQSESPPSSPGDSHDPPQSLVSQPLPQTEIKEEPEQSSLDELAPAPQDGGIKSSPPSVPDHASEQPPEEDGADPTYCKTFVCNVCERPFGAIKDLSGHITEHAADWPFKCEFCVQLFGDAPALLTHRTTLHGVGRIFVCSACSKEFAFLCNLQQHQKDLHPNETCSHTTVESGKLRPQNYTDPSAAKEESGPPSPAPETTDEAAAQGDGNPAKEEMDVNGNHAEDPNEELYTTIKIMASEGSKPKGPDVRLGLNQHYPSYKPPPFPYHSRSHAASVASATNFTTHNIPQTFSTAIRCTKCGNSFDNMPELHQHILACANASDKKRYTPKKNPIPLKQIVKSPNGALSPAAAAVAQSAFRRMGQPKRLNFNQEAGKTKMSALSKKKNQLVQKAISQKNKASTFSKKVSVKVEREQPSNVCPHCSREFTYPASLSKHMAISCPMKPVAKKGKKREVASDKNMTLRKKASDSEPVQAETDARPLGKTRARSLGATEPETPLPSKGKAATGRVKRPASLPASAPTSKKSKKGHDASSPLAPSAPDAPGESAQQRSTGRMQRVSKEAAPKRSAEAKAAAAGQQLKKEERFSLRTRERGSGPVTRSLQMSNAAPPAEVKSEELQFQEPKETQQVPIK encoded by the exons ATGATGGCCATCACCGGAGGGTCGGTGGAGACTCTGGACGAGGTTCCGGCGCACGTGTGGGAAGGTTTGCCCGACTGTCTGAGGCTCGGACCTTCGGCGGTGAATCGGAGTCGCGTCG GTGTCTGGGCCAACCGGGTCATCCCTAAAGGGAAGAGGTTCGGCCCATttgctggagaaaagaaaaaacgcTCGCAGGTGACGAGCAACGTCTACATGTGGGAG GTTTATTTCCCAGCACGCGGCTGGATGTGTGTGGACGCCACCGATCCCACGAAGGGAAACTGGCTGCGATACGTGAACTGGGCCCACTCCAGCGAAGAGCAGAACCTGTTCCCTCTGGAGATCAACAGGGCCATTTATTACAAAGTTTTACGG CCTATCGGGCCcggagaggagctgctggtgtggtACACGGTGGAAGACAACCCCGAGATAACAGCTGCactggaggaagaaagagccagcagcctgagcaggaaaAACTCACCCAGAGCGAAGCGAG CCAGACggaagctgctggagagagCCAGACGGGCTGGTTTGGGTGGATTCAAGAAGAGGAGTGGAAGAGAAGCTAGTGTTAAGGAGATGTGGGATGGGGAGGAAG gtctgatggaggaggatgagaggtCACCGGCCATTTCATCCTCGCAGGAGCTCCAGCAAGCCGAAGTTCGAAGTATCGACTCTAAAGATGAAGTAGATACATCGACAGTGACGGCGAACAGGGCGaccgagggagaggaggaggatgccaACGATTTGGAGGAACACACGGAACCGGAGCAACAAGTTGTTCGGCATCCGCCCGGGACCGATTCCCGGCAGAAGCAGCCCGGCTCGTCAGTGCTGTGTGGGGAAGAAAGCCATATGGGTTCAAAGGTGGAAACCTCGGAGCCAGAAGCCGATCCTGAACTTGAACCGGATCCGGACGAACTTGAGGGAGATCCCCACGGGGGGTCGCACCCCTGCCAGCACTGCGAGCGCCATTTCTCCACCAGGCAGGGTCTAGAACGTCACGTCCACATCCACGCCGTCAGCGCTCAGCAGACGCAGCTGTTCAAGTGTCGCTACTGTAATAAAGCCTTTGGGTCCCAGGTGGGGCGGCGGAGGCACGAGAGGAGACACGAGAACGGGTCAAAAAAGAGGCCCGGCTCACTCGGCGGGACTGCCACTCTGCTCGGCCCCGCTGCCCAGAACGATGGTTCCAGTCCCGACTGCACAAGCCCAACCAGTCATTATATAGCCATAGGGTCCCAGTTTACAGCAGGACCCCCGCACaatgcagagatgcagaggaAAGAGCTGGGCCCTCACGGGGACCGGCCCTTCGTTTTCGACGAAAATGGGGAATCGAAAGAGCTCCACCCCTGCAAGTACTGTAACAAAGCCTTcggcacacacaccaacatgagaCGCCACCAACGCAGAATACACGAGCGGCACTTGTTACCCAAGGGAGTCCGCAGGAAAGGCATGCTCCTTCAGGAGGCGTCGGCCCAGCAGCTGCCCGGCGAGTCCCCCAGTACCAGCCCCCCCCCGGTCTACGTGCCCAGCGCCGACACGGAGGACGAGGCAGACCGGGATGATTATGCCATCGACATATCCAAAAACATCTCTGAGAATTTGAGCTTTTACATCGACGGCAAAATCGTGTCCACCAGCTCGGCGAGCGGGTGCGAGGTGATCGAGGTGGACTCCAGATCGGCGGCCCTGTTCGGTTTAGACACGGTCATCATCAACCCCGCTCAGATCAGCCAGGCTCTGAAGGTGGAGGGCAGAATAAGTGCTGCCAAGCAGGTGGGGAACATCAGCCAACCCCCAGTGAAAAGAAGAACCTCCACTCCCCCGCTCGTGCACACCCTCAAAGTAGAGGCTGAAACGGCTTCTTTgacatcgtcgtcgtcgtcgtcgtcctcATCTAATTTGCTAGCGCGAGGCTCGTACCAACAGGTGGCGGACTCGTCCGCCTTCCAGCGGGAGAAGACGGTGTACCTCTCCCCAAAGCTgaagcagctcctccagactcAAGATGTTCAGAAATCCACCGTCGCCGTTCTGACGGAAAGCCATAGACTGACCTCGCCGCTGACGGCCACGTCGCTGCAGGGCTGCGGGGCTTCAGGCCGCTTTAAGAGGAGGACGTCGTCTCCCCCCTCGTCGCCGCAGCTCAGCCCTCAGAGCGGCAAAGCTGAAGCGGTGAGCTTGTTCGGTCTTAAGGTGCCAAAGCTGGAAAGCCACAGCACCACGCCTTTGCAAGACAGGGAAGAAGGAGACGTGGGCCTCCCTGGGAATAACACCCAGGGCCAGACCTCTAATAACGGGGGGAACTCCTGTAATCAGCAGCCTCTGGATCTGTCCTACTCCATCAGGAGAAGCGAAGCCTCCAACAAGGTCCCCGCTGATTCAGCTCTGGATTTGAGCTTCCAAAGGAAGAGCGGCGTTGAACCTGAAAGTAAGGGAGCTTCCGCCCCGAAGAAGAGGAAGCCCAACACCAGCATGCTGGAGAAGGTATTGATGAACGAGTATGTTGGTCTGTCGCTGCCAGCTGACGAGGGCCCCGCGTCGGCGAACCCTCACACCTCCCATCCTCAGTCTCCTAAAATGGCGCCAGAGTCTGCGCAGCCTTCCCCGCCCTCTTTGACCCCTGTCACCTTGAACCCCTCATCCCCCGGCTCCTCCAGCGTGACTTCCCCAACCCCGCCTCCCCCCTTACTCCCGACCATTCCTTCTCCCCCGGCGATGCCCAGCTCTCCCCTCTCTCAGCCTTCAGACGCGTCCGCGCTGAGACATCTGCCTGTCCTCTCGCCCAAAATGTCCCCAAGGTCGGTCGAGCATAAGTCTGACTCGGAGGAGGTTTTGTCAACCGAAGAAGTCAAAGATGAAGGCCAGAGTAATACTCCGCAGCCCCCAGAGTCCCCCAAATCTTCCCTTAATGTTTCTGCATCTTCAGATGTTTCTGAACCAGTATTAGCAGATGAACCTTCTACAGAAGATAGTAGCCCACCAGCCGTTAGCAACAGTTTACCAAATGACACAACAAGCCAAAACCTTGACTCGGAGGCTGAGAAAGCCCAGCCTGATGCCTCTCCTCAGTCAGAatcccctccatcctctccggGTGACTCGCATGACCCACCCCAGTCGCTCGTTTCACAACCTCTCCCTCAGACCGAGATTAAAGAAGAACCCGAGCAGTCCTCCTTGGATGAGTTGGCTCCCGCGCCTCAGGACGGAGGCATCAAGTCTTCGCCGCCGTCTGTTCCCGATCACGCTTCTGAGCAACCGCCCGAGGAGGACGGAGCTGACCCGACGTACTGCAAGACCTTTGTGTGCAACGTCTGCGAGCGGCCGTTCGGTGCCATCAAAGACCTCAGCGGACACATCACGGAGCACGCCGCCGACTGGCCCTTCAAATGTGAATTCTGCGTGCAGCTGTTCGGCGACGCCCCGGCGCTGCTCACCCATCGCACGACGCTTCACGGAGTGGGCAGGATCTTCGTGTGCTCGGCCTGTTCCAAGGAGTTTGCTTTTCTCTGcaacctccagcagcaccagaaggACCTGCATCCTAACGAGACCTGCTCACACACCACAGTGGAGAGCGGcaagctgaggccacagaactACACGGATCCCTCTGCAGCCAAAGAGGAAAGCGGCCCCCCGTCACCGGCGCCGGAGACGACGGACGAAGCAGCCGCACAGGGCGACGGCAATCCAGCGAAAGAAGAAATGGATGTGAACGGGAATCACGCCGAAGACCCCAACGAGGAGCTGTACACTACGATAAAGATCATGGCCTCGGAAGGGTCCAAGCCCAAGGGCCCGGACGTTCGCCTGGGCCTTAATCAACACTACCCCAGCTACAAACCGCCCCCTTTCCCTTATCACAGTCGTTCTCACGCGGCCTCGGTGGCCTCGGCGACCAACTTCACCACTCACAACATCCCTCAGACGTTCAGCACCGCCATCCGCTGCACCAAGTGCGGCAACAGCTTTGACAACATGCCAGAGCTGCACCAGCACATTCTGGCCTGCGCCAACGCAAGCGACAAGAAGCGTTACACTCCCAAGAAAAACCCCATCCCCCTCAAGCAGATCGTGAAGAGTCCGAACGGAGCGCTGTCGCCCGCGGCGGCCGCCGTGGCCCAGAGCGCTTTCCGGCGGATGGGTCAGCCGAAGAGGCTGAACTTCAATCAGGAGGCGGGCAAAACAAAAATGAGCGCCCTGAGTAAGAAGAAGAACCAGCTGGTCCAGAAGGCAATCTCCCAAAAAAATAAGGCTTCCACCTTCTCCAAAAAGGTTTCTGTTAAAGTGGAGCGGGAGCAGCCGTCCAACGTCTGCCCCCACTGCAGCCGAGAGTTCACCTACCCCGCTAGCCTCAGCAAACACATGGCTATCAGCTGTCCCATGAAGCCAGTCGCTAAGAAGGGCAAGAAGAGGGAGGTGGCGTCGGATAAGAACATGACTCTACGGAAGAAAGCTTCCGACAGCGAGCCGGTGCAGGCAGAGACCGACGCCAGGCCCCTGGGGAAGACCAGAGCTCGTAGCCTGGGCGCAACAGAACCCGAGACGCCCCTGCCCAGCAAAGGGAAAGCTGCCACGGGCAGAGTCAAGcggcctgcctccctgccagcaTCAGCCCCTACCAGCAAAAAGTCCAAGAAAGGCCATGATGCGTCATCACCTTTGGCCCCTTCGGCCCCGGACGCTCCTGGGGAGTCGGCGCAACAGCGGTCCACCGGGAGGATGCAGCGCGTGAGCAAAGAGGCCGCGCCCAAGAGATCAGCCGAGGCCaaagcagcggcagcaggacagcagctgaagaaagaggaacGGTTCTCCCTCCGgacgagggagcgagggagcggacCCGTGACCCGGAGCCTGCAGATGTCCAACGCCGCCCCTCCCGCTGAGGTGAAAAGTGAAGAACTCCAGTTTCAGGAGCCAAAAGAGACTCAG CAGGTCCCTATAAAGTGA
- the prdm2b gene encoding PR domain zinc finger protein 2 isoform X2: MMAITGGSVETLDEVPAHVWEGLPDCLRLGPSAVNRSRVGVWANRVIPKGKRFGPFAGEKKKRSQVTSNVYMWEVYFPARGWMCVDATDPTKGNWLRYVNWAHSSEEQNLFPLEINRAIYYKVLRPIGPGEELLVWYTVEDNPEITAALEEERASSLSRKNSPRAKRARRKLLERARRAGLGGFKKRSGREASVKEMWDGEEGLMEEDERSPAISSSQELQQAEVRSIDSKDEVDTSTVTANRATEGEEEDANDLEEHTEPEQQVVRHPPGTDSRQKQPGSSVLCGEESHMGSKVETSEPEADPELEPDPDELEGDPHGGSHPCQHCERHFSTRQGLERHVHIHAVSAQQTQLFKCRYCNKAFGSQVGRRRHERRHENGSKKRPGSLGGTATLLGPAAQNDGSSPDCTSPTSHYIAIGSQFTAGPPHNAEMQRKELGPHGDRPFVFDENGESKELHPCKYCNKAFGTHTNMRRHQRRIHERHLLPKGVRRKGMLLQEASAQQLPGESPSTSPPPVYVPSADTEDEADRDDYAIDISKNISENLSFYIDGKIVSTSSASGCEVIEVDSRSAALFGLDTVIINPAQISQALKVEGRISAAKQVGNISQPPVKRRTSTPPLVHTLKVEAETASLTSSSSSSSSSNLLARGSYQQVADSSAFQREKTVYLSPKLKQLLQTQDVQKSTVAVLTESHRLTSPLTATSLQGCGASGRFKRRTSSPPSSPQLSPQSGKAEAVSLFGLKVPKLESHSTTPLQDREEGDVGLPGNNTQGQTSNNGGNSCNQQPLDLSYSIRRSEASNKVPADSALDLSFQRKSGVEPESKGASAPKKRKPNTSMLEKVLMNEYVGLSLPADEGPASANPHTSHPQSPKMAPESAQPSPPSLTPVTLNPSSPGSSSVTSPTPPPPLLPTIPSPPAMPSSPLSQPSDASALRHLPVLSPKMSPRSVEHKSDSEEVLSTEEVKDEGQSNTPQPPESPKSSLNVSASSDVSEPVLADEPSTEDSSPPAVSNSLPNDTTSQNLDSEAEKAQPDASPQSESPPSSPGDSHDPPQSLVSQPLPQTEIKEEPEQSSLDELAPAPQDGGIKSSPPSVPDHASEQPPEEDGADPTYCKTFVCNVCERPFGAIKDLSGHITEHAADWPFKCEFCVQLFGDAPALLTHRTTLHGVGRIFVCSACSKEFAFLCNLQQHQKDLHPNETCSHTTVESGKLRPQNYTDPSAAKEESGPPSPAPETTDEAAAQGDGNPAKEEMDVNGNHAEDPNEELYTTIKIMASEGSKPKGPDVRLGLNQHYPSYKPPPFPYHSRSHAASVASATNFTTHNIPQTFSTAIRCTKCGNSFDNMPELHQHILACANASDKKRYTPKKNPIPLKQIVKSPNGALSPAAAAVAQSAFRRMGQPKRLNFNQEAGKTKMSALSKKKNQLVQKAISQKNKASTFSKKVSVKVEREQPSNVCPHCSREFTYPASLSKHMAISCPMKPVAKKGKKREVASDKNMTLRKKASDSEPVQAETDARPLGKTRARSLGATEPETPLPSKGKAATGRVKRPASLPASAPTSKKSKKGHDASSPLAPSAPDAPGESAQQRSTGRMQRVSKEAAPKRSAEAKAAAAGQQLKKEERFSLRTRERGSGPVTRSLQMSNAAPPAEVKSEELQFQEPKETQVPIK, from the exons ATGATGGCCATCACCGGAGGGTCGGTGGAGACTCTGGACGAGGTTCCGGCGCACGTGTGGGAAGGTTTGCCCGACTGTCTGAGGCTCGGACCTTCGGCGGTGAATCGGAGTCGCGTCG GTGTCTGGGCCAACCGGGTCATCCCTAAAGGGAAGAGGTTCGGCCCATttgctggagaaaagaaaaaacgcTCGCAGGTGACGAGCAACGTCTACATGTGGGAG GTTTATTTCCCAGCACGCGGCTGGATGTGTGTGGACGCCACCGATCCCACGAAGGGAAACTGGCTGCGATACGTGAACTGGGCCCACTCCAGCGAAGAGCAGAACCTGTTCCCTCTGGAGATCAACAGGGCCATTTATTACAAAGTTTTACGG CCTATCGGGCCcggagaggagctgctggtgtggtACACGGTGGAAGACAACCCCGAGATAACAGCTGCactggaggaagaaagagccagcagcctgagcaggaaaAACTCACCCAGAGCGAAGCGAG CCAGACggaagctgctggagagagCCAGACGGGCTGGTTTGGGTGGATTCAAGAAGAGGAGTGGAAGAGAAGCTAGTGTTAAGGAGATGTGGGATGGGGAGGAAG gtctgatggaggaggatgagaggtCACCGGCCATTTCATCCTCGCAGGAGCTCCAGCAAGCCGAAGTTCGAAGTATCGACTCTAAAGATGAAGTAGATACATCGACAGTGACGGCGAACAGGGCGaccgagggagaggaggaggatgccaACGATTTGGAGGAACACACGGAACCGGAGCAACAAGTTGTTCGGCATCCGCCCGGGACCGATTCCCGGCAGAAGCAGCCCGGCTCGTCAGTGCTGTGTGGGGAAGAAAGCCATATGGGTTCAAAGGTGGAAACCTCGGAGCCAGAAGCCGATCCTGAACTTGAACCGGATCCGGACGAACTTGAGGGAGATCCCCACGGGGGGTCGCACCCCTGCCAGCACTGCGAGCGCCATTTCTCCACCAGGCAGGGTCTAGAACGTCACGTCCACATCCACGCCGTCAGCGCTCAGCAGACGCAGCTGTTCAAGTGTCGCTACTGTAATAAAGCCTTTGGGTCCCAGGTGGGGCGGCGGAGGCACGAGAGGAGACACGAGAACGGGTCAAAAAAGAGGCCCGGCTCACTCGGCGGGACTGCCACTCTGCTCGGCCCCGCTGCCCAGAACGATGGTTCCAGTCCCGACTGCACAAGCCCAACCAGTCATTATATAGCCATAGGGTCCCAGTTTACAGCAGGACCCCCGCACaatgcagagatgcagaggaAAGAGCTGGGCCCTCACGGGGACCGGCCCTTCGTTTTCGACGAAAATGGGGAATCGAAAGAGCTCCACCCCTGCAAGTACTGTAACAAAGCCTTcggcacacacaccaacatgagaCGCCACCAACGCAGAATACACGAGCGGCACTTGTTACCCAAGGGAGTCCGCAGGAAAGGCATGCTCCTTCAGGAGGCGTCGGCCCAGCAGCTGCCCGGCGAGTCCCCCAGTACCAGCCCCCCCCCGGTCTACGTGCCCAGCGCCGACACGGAGGACGAGGCAGACCGGGATGATTATGCCATCGACATATCCAAAAACATCTCTGAGAATTTGAGCTTTTACATCGACGGCAAAATCGTGTCCACCAGCTCGGCGAGCGGGTGCGAGGTGATCGAGGTGGACTCCAGATCGGCGGCCCTGTTCGGTTTAGACACGGTCATCATCAACCCCGCTCAGATCAGCCAGGCTCTGAAGGTGGAGGGCAGAATAAGTGCTGCCAAGCAGGTGGGGAACATCAGCCAACCCCCAGTGAAAAGAAGAACCTCCACTCCCCCGCTCGTGCACACCCTCAAAGTAGAGGCTGAAACGGCTTCTTTgacatcgtcgtcgtcgtcgtcgtcctcATCTAATTTGCTAGCGCGAGGCTCGTACCAACAGGTGGCGGACTCGTCCGCCTTCCAGCGGGAGAAGACGGTGTACCTCTCCCCAAAGCTgaagcagctcctccagactcAAGATGTTCAGAAATCCACCGTCGCCGTTCTGACGGAAAGCCATAGACTGACCTCGCCGCTGACGGCCACGTCGCTGCAGGGCTGCGGGGCTTCAGGCCGCTTTAAGAGGAGGACGTCGTCTCCCCCCTCGTCGCCGCAGCTCAGCCCTCAGAGCGGCAAAGCTGAAGCGGTGAGCTTGTTCGGTCTTAAGGTGCCAAAGCTGGAAAGCCACAGCACCACGCCTTTGCAAGACAGGGAAGAAGGAGACGTGGGCCTCCCTGGGAATAACACCCAGGGCCAGACCTCTAATAACGGGGGGAACTCCTGTAATCAGCAGCCTCTGGATCTGTCCTACTCCATCAGGAGAAGCGAAGCCTCCAACAAGGTCCCCGCTGATTCAGCTCTGGATTTGAGCTTCCAAAGGAAGAGCGGCGTTGAACCTGAAAGTAAGGGAGCTTCCGCCCCGAAGAAGAGGAAGCCCAACACCAGCATGCTGGAGAAGGTATTGATGAACGAGTATGTTGGTCTGTCGCTGCCAGCTGACGAGGGCCCCGCGTCGGCGAACCCTCACACCTCCCATCCTCAGTCTCCTAAAATGGCGCCAGAGTCTGCGCAGCCTTCCCCGCCCTCTTTGACCCCTGTCACCTTGAACCCCTCATCCCCCGGCTCCTCCAGCGTGACTTCCCCAACCCCGCCTCCCCCCTTACTCCCGACCATTCCTTCTCCCCCGGCGATGCCCAGCTCTCCCCTCTCTCAGCCTTCAGACGCGTCCGCGCTGAGACATCTGCCTGTCCTCTCGCCCAAAATGTCCCCAAGGTCGGTCGAGCATAAGTCTGACTCGGAGGAGGTTTTGTCAACCGAAGAAGTCAAAGATGAAGGCCAGAGTAATACTCCGCAGCCCCCAGAGTCCCCCAAATCTTCCCTTAATGTTTCTGCATCTTCAGATGTTTCTGAACCAGTATTAGCAGATGAACCTTCTACAGAAGATAGTAGCCCACCAGCCGTTAGCAACAGTTTACCAAATGACACAACAAGCCAAAACCTTGACTCGGAGGCTGAGAAAGCCCAGCCTGATGCCTCTCCTCAGTCAGAatcccctccatcctctccggGTGACTCGCATGACCCACCCCAGTCGCTCGTTTCACAACCTCTCCCTCAGACCGAGATTAAAGAAGAACCCGAGCAGTCCTCCTTGGATGAGTTGGCTCCCGCGCCTCAGGACGGAGGCATCAAGTCTTCGCCGCCGTCTGTTCCCGATCACGCTTCTGAGCAACCGCCCGAGGAGGACGGAGCTGACCCGACGTACTGCAAGACCTTTGTGTGCAACGTCTGCGAGCGGCCGTTCGGTGCCATCAAAGACCTCAGCGGACACATCACGGAGCACGCCGCCGACTGGCCCTTCAAATGTGAATTCTGCGTGCAGCTGTTCGGCGACGCCCCGGCGCTGCTCACCCATCGCACGACGCTTCACGGAGTGGGCAGGATCTTCGTGTGCTCGGCCTGTTCCAAGGAGTTTGCTTTTCTCTGcaacctccagcagcaccagaaggACCTGCATCCTAACGAGACCTGCTCACACACCACAGTGGAGAGCGGcaagctgaggccacagaactACACGGATCCCTCTGCAGCCAAAGAGGAAAGCGGCCCCCCGTCACCGGCGCCGGAGACGACGGACGAAGCAGCCGCACAGGGCGACGGCAATCCAGCGAAAGAAGAAATGGATGTGAACGGGAATCACGCCGAAGACCCCAACGAGGAGCTGTACACTACGATAAAGATCATGGCCTCGGAAGGGTCCAAGCCCAAGGGCCCGGACGTTCGCCTGGGCCTTAATCAACACTACCCCAGCTACAAACCGCCCCCTTTCCCTTATCACAGTCGTTCTCACGCGGCCTCGGTGGCCTCGGCGACCAACTTCACCACTCACAACATCCCTCAGACGTTCAGCACCGCCATCCGCTGCACCAAGTGCGGCAACAGCTTTGACAACATGCCAGAGCTGCACCAGCACATTCTGGCCTGCGCCAACGCAAGCGACAAGAAGCGTTACACTCCCAAGAAAAACCCCATCCCCCTCAAGCAGATCGTGAAGAGTCCGAACGGAGCGCTGTCGCCCGCGGCGGCCGCCGTGGCCCAGAGCGCTTTCCGGCGGATGGGTCAGCCGAAGAGGCTGAACTTCAATCAGGAGGCGGGCAAAACAAAAATGAGCGCCCTGAGTAAGAAGAAGAACCAGCTGGTCCAGAAGGCAATCTCCCAAAAAAATAAGGCTTCCACCTTCTCCAAAAAGGTTTCTGTTAAAGTGGAGCGGGAGCAGCCGTCCAACGTCTGCCCCCACTGCAGCCGAGAGTTCACCTACCCCGCTAGCCTCAGCAAACACATGGCTATCAGCTGTCCCATGAAGCCAGTCGCTAAGAAGGGCAAGAAGAGGGAGGTGGCGTCGGATAAGAACATGACTCTACGGAAGAAAGCTTCCGACAGCGAGCCGGTGCAGGCAGAGACCGACGCCAGGCCCCTGGGGAAGACCAGAGCTCGTAGCCTGGGCGCAACAGAACCCGAGACGCCCCTGCCCAGCAAAGGGAAAGCTGCCACGGGCAGAGTCAAGcggcctgcctccctgccagcaTCAGCCCCTACCAGCAAAAAGTCCAAGAAAGGCCATGATGCGTCATCACCTTTGGCCCCTTCGGCCCCGGACGCTCCTGGGGAGTCGGCGCAACAGCGGTCCACCGGGAGGATGCAGCGCGTGAGCAAAGAGGCCGCGCCCAAGAGATCAGCCGAGGCCaaagcagcggcagcaggacagcagctgaagaaagaggaacGGTTCTCCCTCCGgacgagggagcgagggagcggacCCGTGACCCGGAGCCTGCAGATGTCCAACGCCGCCCCTCCCGCTGAGGTGAAAAGTGAAGAACTCCAGTTTCAGGAGCCAAAAGAGACTCAG GTCCCTATAAAGTGA